Part of the Candidatus Chlorohelix allophototropha genome, AGCAACAGGGTGGGCCACTCTCCGATAAAAGCTGGACCAAGAATTAAGATGCTACCACCCGTTAGTACCAGCAAAACAATAATATCAAAAAGACGATCCAACACCACCGATAGTAGTGATTGCCCCAACGAATGTCCCATATCTCGCAAGTGCCAAGCTTTTATCGCATCGCCAAGTTGCCCGGGTGTAAAGCTGCCAGCCGAAAGACCTAGCGCATAAAGATGGTAGGCGCGCCCGAACGACAGCGGTATGTTAAGGTTTTTTAGTAATAAACACCACCGCCAAGTTTTAAGCAATATTATCGGAAAAATTAGCAGGATTGAAATGGCTACCAGCCACAAATTGGCTTTCAGTAACCCCTCGGCGACCTGTCCCAAGTTAAGATTCAGTCGCCACAGGAAAAACACCAGCAGGGCAGTGCCGATCAATCGCAAGAAAAGCCGCTTCCGGTTTATTTTACCGGATTTAGAAGCCTGTACCGGGGTTATTAATTGTTCAGTTCGAGTGGAAAGCACCGCTGGCACTCCTTAACTTAATAACAGCGCAGGCTCGGTTCCTGCTGGTTTGAGGGGTCGTAAAGATAAAACCAGACTTCTAGAGGACCACGCGATTCCATGTATTGTCCTCGGCAGAAACGGGCTACAGGCACCCATCCCTCTCCCAAAGAATCGGGTAGAGCAGTAATATAAATTTTGCGCCCTTCCAGAGTTAATTTTTCTACTTGCACATCCAGCGAATCATTTTGGATGCGAATACTGCTATAGCTTGGCGCATATTCTTGCAGATAAAATATCAGGTAAGGAATCTGATCGTTAATAGCTATGGTAGTTCCGGTGTTGTTCAGATTCTGGTTGACGTAGCGTACTAGCCGTTGCCCAATCGGCGGGCTTTCTCGATGTTCCCACGCAAGTGGCACAGTAACCATTCCCAAAACAAATGCCAGCGCTACCAACGCGCCATAAGCGGCTAATCGACCGAAAGGTAGCCCGATTGCTGCCAATATGCAAATAAGCGCTACCAACGGTAAATCATAGCGTGCTAGGTCTACATCATTTCCAAGCAAAATCCATAAAAGGTAAGGAATTCCCCACAAGCCTGCCAATATAACCATATGTCGGTTTGAAGCCTGTAACAAGCGTTTTATACCGTTTATAGACAGGAACAGCAAAGCCAAGGTGGGCAAAATCCGCAGCCAAGGTGTGCCGGGCCACCAACCGCCGAAGCCATAAACCAAAGTTGTTTCAAGCATGCGCACCGGGCGATTCAGTAAGTTATGGTCGGTTGTAATACTACCGCCCCACTCACTGTAATGTCCATTTAAGTGGTTAATAGTAGCTTCAAAAAAGCGAGAGCCTTCCAGCCAGATTTGCCAACTCAACCATAACCCGGTTGAAATTAACAGTCCGCCCACCACCACCAGCATTAAAGCCGGATAGTTCCATCGCCCTACTTTCTGATGACGATTTTTCCAAGTAGCATAAAACAGGGGAAGTAATAGCGTTACATAGGAAAGCCGCACCCCCAGCATTAGTCCGCCAAGCGCTGCCGCCGGTAACAGGTATTGCCAAGCTTTTTCGGATCTAACAAGCGCACGCCAAGATAGCCAGAACATTGTCGCGCCAAGCAAAAGCGCCAGAGGGTCACTGAATATCTCGCTGCCACCCAGCCAAGAGAGGGGAACTAGTAGCCATACTACCGCTGCGGTTATTCCGGCTAACTGTACGTCTCTCTCATTGGCTCCGGTAGCTCTTTTCCACTCGATTGCTACCTTAGCCAGAGGCAAGCTTGTCAGTACCGAAGCAACTACCGACAATAGGTGCAAAGCGCCCGTTGGGTCGGAGATAAACCAGTGAAAAAGGCTTCCAAACCAGAGATAAACCGGGTATCCGGGCCAGTGTGGGCGCATTTCGTACACCGAATAGCGCACCAGCCCGCGCGTAAAGAAAATTCCATCTCGCGACTCAACAAAATCGGGAGTGGTCAATAGCCTGAAAACCAGTCCAAGCAAACCCAGTAATATTAAAGGAAGCGTTTTAACTAAAATGCGAGAAATTTGCGTCTGCTGCGGATTTAATGCCAGACGGTGTGGAGCTTGTGTAGTTTTATTTGTGGCAGTG contains:
- a CDS encoding lysylphosphatidylglycerol synthase transmembrane domain-containing protein; this encodes MLSTRTEQLITPVQASKSGKINRKRLFLRLIGTALLVFFLWRLNLNLGQVAEGLLKANLWLVAISILLIFPIILLKTWRWCLLLKNLNIPLSFGRAYHLYALGLSAGSFTPGQLGDAIKAWHLRDMGHSLGQSLLSVVLDRLFDIIVLLVLTGGSILILGPAFIGEWPTLLLLLVGTGMGLVILGFASLRQRLLSLLKHILGNKIKEGSEKLVFPLSKTSASDLLACLSITILTMFTAIMRTWLLAFAIGMNLSPLEVIAASSLATFAGLIPISVSGIGARDLTLIGILAQMGFARESALVLSTLLLVLNLVNLLVGMAIWFSRPRRFR
- a CDS encoding protein O-mannosyl-transferase family is translated as MGITATNKTTQAPHRLALNPQQTQISRILVKTLPLILLGLLGLVFRLLTTPDFVESRDGIFFTRGLVRYSVYEMRPHWPGYPVYLWFGSLFHWFISDPTGALHLLSVVASVLTSLPLAKVAIEWKRATGANERDVQLAGITAAVVWLLVPLSWLGGSEIFSDPLALLLGATMFWLSWRALVRSEKAWQYLLPAAALGGLMLGVRLSYVTLLLPLFYATWKNRHQKVGRWNYPALMLVVVGGLLISTGLWLSWQIWLEGSRFFEATINHLNGHYSEWGGSITTDHNLLNRPVRMLETTLVYGFGGWWPGTPWLRILPTLALLFLSINGIKRLLQASNRHMVILAGLWGIPYLLWILLGNDVDLARYDLPLVALICILAAIGLPFGRLAAYGALVALAFVLGMVTVPLAWEHRESPPIGQRLVRYVNQNLNNTGTTIAINDQIPYLIFYLQEYAPSYSSIRIQNDSLDVQVEKLTLEGRKIYITALPDSLGEGWVPVARFCRGQYMESRGPLEVWFYLYDPSNQQEPSLRCY